Proteins encoded within one genomic window of Sphaerotilus montanus:
- the rsmI gene encoding 16S rRNA (cytidine(1402)-2'-O)-methyltransferase, with protein MSLDTIVSPLILQAASAAAGHQQHPASALYVVATPIGNMADMSLRAIHVLSLVDAVACEDTRVSAGLLQRLGLHRPLIALHEHNEESAAPQVIERLARGERVAYVSDAGTPAISDPGARLVAAVRAAGFRVVPLPGASSVVTALSAAGDVAGGGFRFVGFVSPKAAARVQELRALGGDPGTCVLFEAPHRIEALADALAEVLPTRRLTVCRELTKQFEDIHTLDCAAFPAWLAADADHRRGEFVLVLHARGATEAAPDDASAVSTDHLLRTLMAELPLKQAVSLTAQVTGSARNALYEHALALRDAAGHTPQAPESPAPAAPVEGPPTRLPDRRGRVRR; from the coding sequence GTGAGTCTCGACACCATCGTTTCCCCCCTGATCCTGCAAGCTGCCAGCGCGGCCGCGGGGCACCAGCAGCACCCTGCCTCGGCACTGTATGTCGTCGCCACCCCCATCGGCAACATGGCCGACATGAGCCTGCGCGCCATCCACGTGCTGTCGCTCGTGGATGCCGTCGCCTGCGAGGACACGCGCGTCAGCGCCGGGCTGCTGCAGCGCCTGGGGCTGCACCGGCCGCTGATCGCGCTGCACGAGCACAACGAGGAGTCGGCCGCACCGCAGGTCATCGAGCGCCTGGCCCGCGGCGAGCGCGTGGCCTATGTCAGCGATGCGGGCACGCCGGCCATCTCCGATCCGGGCGCGCGGCTGGTGGCTGCGGTGCGGGCGGCGGGATTCCGCGTGGTGCCGCTGCCGGGTGCGAGCAGCGTGGTGACGGCGCTCAGCGCGGCGGGCGATGTGGCGGGCGGCGGGTTCCGCTTTGTCGGCTTCGTGTCGCCCAAGGCCGCGGCACGCGTGCAGGAACTGCGCGCGCTCGGCGGTGATCCGGGGACCTGCGTGCTGTTCGAGGCGCCGCACCGCATCGAAGCCCTGGCCGATGCGCTGGCCGAGGTGCTGCCGACCCGCCGCCTGACCGTCTGCCGCGAACTCACCAAGCAGTTCGAGGACATCCACACGCTGGACTGCGCCGCGTTCCCGGCCTGGCTGGCGGCGGACGCGGACCACCGGCGCGGCGAGTTCGTGCTGGTGCTGCACGCGCGTGGAGCCACCGAGGCGGCCCCGGACGACGCCAGCGCCGTCTCCACCGACCACCTGCTGCGCACGCTGATGGCCGAGTTGCCCCTCAAACAGGCGGTGTCGCTGACGGCCCAGGTGACGGGCAGTGCGCGCAATGCGTTGTATGAACACGCATTGGCGTTGCGCGATGCCGCCGGACACACGCCGCAGGCGCCAGAATCACCGGCCCCTGCCGCACCAGTCGAGGGGCCGCCGACGCGGCTGCCCGACCGGCGCGGCCGGGTTCGTCGCTGA